The Abyssisolibacter fermentans genome includes the window ATTTAATAGACAAATCTGATAAATGGGAGCTCCTCTGTCCTACTCAAACATCAGCTGTATGTTTTAGGTACGTTCCTAATTCAGAATGTAGTGATAGACAGTTAAACGAGGTTCAAAGTAATATAGTAAAAGAATTAGAATTAAGTGGTAAGGCTTTTCTGTCTCAAGCAGTCGTTAATGGAAAAGTAGCTATAAGAGCTTGTTTCTCTAATCATAGGACAAGTTATGAAGATTTGGATTTTGTATTTAATACACTTTCTGAAATAGCTGAAACTACTTCATATCATCTTATTAATAATAAAGGTGCATAAACTATTTTCTTTTATAAAATTGTGAGAGTCAAAAATATTTTTGACTCTCACATTATTTCAATAAGTAAAGTTCAACGCTAATATATGTAACTAAACTCCTGTGAATAATCAACTTACTAGATATTAAAGATATACAATGCATTTATATCTCAAATTTTGAAATTAGCTCATCTAAATTATCAGCTAACAAATTTAAATTATCAGCAAAGTTAACTATCTGCTGCAAACTTGCAGATTGTTCTTCTATAGCAGCACTCGTTTGCTGTGTTGATGATGCGATTACTTGTGCTAAATCTGAAACTTCCAGTACATTTTTTACTGATACTTCCTTACTTGAAGCAACTTCATTGAGAGATGAATATATATCTTCAATATTATGTGTTAATGATTGTATTTCATTTATTATATTCATATAACTTGAATCAGTTTTTTCTATGCTTTTCTCAGTTAAATCATTTAAATTTTTACTTTCTTTAATGTCTTCAAGAACTAAGGTGATGTTTTGCTGCATTGTTGTTAATACTAAATTTATTCTATCAGCAGATTTTGCTGAATCTTCCGCTAGTTTTCTAACTTCATTAGCCACTACAGCAAAACCATCTCCCTGCTTTCCAGCTCTAGCTGCTTCTATACTGGCATTTAGTGCTAATAAATTTGTTTGATTTGTTATTTCTGATAGTGTATTAGTAATATTTATTATCTCATTTGAACTTTCTGCAAGCTTTTCAATTTCTTTTAATGTTCTATCAGTAGCATTTGTATTCTTTAAATAACTTTCTTTTAGTGCTTTCATTACTTCTATTCCTTTATCAGCTGCTACTTTAGCATTTTGTGAAGCTTTAAGTATTAAATCTCCTTTATTTACGCTTGTATCCACTTCTTTATCTAGAGCCCCCATAGCATCTGTAGTAATATTTAAACCCTGTGCTTGTCGTAAAGCACTTTCAGAAATATCTTGTACAGTTTGGGCTATCTCTTCTGTAGCATCATTAGATTCTTGTGTAGCAGATAACATATTATCTGAGGACGTTTTCAGTTTAAGCGAAGAATCCTTTATATTCTCTATTACTGTTTTTATATCTTCAGTCATAATATTAAAGGAATTTCCTATTATTTTTAATTCTTCTACGTCACCTTTTCTATTATTAACTTTTAATGTAAAATCTCCACTGCCCAGTTTTTTAATTATTCCAACTATGTTATTAATAGATTTAGAAATTTTTATCCCAAAATAATTGCCAGCAATTAGGGCTAGTATTAAGAAAATAACTATTATTAATAAAATTGAATTCCTTAATCTTATATTTCTGCTATTAAACTCATCTACAGGTATAAATGATGCAATAGTATAATTTGTTTTCTCGTCTTTTAAAATATTTATTTTATAATTTTCATTATTTATTTGTATTTCATTATTGGAAATATTCCCTTCTATAATATCATTTATCCATACACATTCTTTATCACTAGCTTTTTTTCCAATAAAATCACTATTTTTAGATGCTAAAACATTTCCTTTTTCATCTATTATTGTTGTAAAACCATTATCACCTATTTTAACCTGCGAAACTATTTCTGATAATGAATTTAAGGTTATATCTGCTCCTACAGCCCCTTCTATTTTACCAGACTCACCTACTACAGCTTTGGCAATAGTTACAACATATCTACCTTTTTTGTTTACATCTTCATAAGGAATAGTTACAATAACTTGCCCTTTATTTGCTACTGCTTCTTTGTACCAAGTTCTCGTTCTAGGATCATAACCGTCTGGTATTTTATCTACAGTAGCATAATGTACACCATTAATTTGTCCAAAAAATATTGTTGTAATGTCTTTGTGAGCATTCCTTACATCATAAAAGTATGACATCATTGACTCTTCATAATCCAGATTCGTGAATACCTTCTTTACACTACTATTATTCGCTAAAGTATCTATTACCTCTTTATTATACTCGATTGTAGCAGTGATTACTGATGATATATTTCGAGCTTGACTAATCATTATATTTTGAAAATCTTCAATTTGATTTTTATTACTAATGTAATAACTTAAGCTTGATATTACAATAGTAGGAATTATTACTGCTAAAGAAAGTAATAAAGAAATTTGTAATCTCATAGTCTTTTTGATTTTCATAAAAACCTCTCCTTTTACAAAAACGAGTAGTATGATTTATTTAACCAAGATTATTCATAAACCTAATTCTTCTAATGGATAAACTACCAATCCATTGAATAAGCTTTAGATTCACAATAATTAAAATTATACTTTACATTATATGGAGTTATATGAATAATCAATATTTAAAGATGAATATTTAAGTAAATGTTACCCTCTCTATAACAGAAATTACATTTATATATATATTAAAATAGTAATTAAAAATATAGGATCAAATCAGTATACCGATTTGATCCTATATAAACCTAGATTAATTATTGATAAATAAATAATCTCTATTACTGAAACTCCGATTCTATTCTAATTGAATTTTAGGCTGCTTAACTTTTGCAGCATATTATGGAGAGTGATTTGAATAATCAAGGTTAAATATTATTAATATATCTTGCTATATATATTTTTTTATTATACAGCTTTTTTTTCTTTATCCCAATTCCATGGCTCTTTTTTGATTAATTTATCAGCAAACGGTATAAAGATAGATGCTATAGCAGATACTACAAGAAGTTGTTGGTACCAAAGTAATGGAATAACGTCCATTGGAGATACTGAGCCCTTTGCAAAACTTGTTAATATAAGCATTTGTGCTCCATAAGGAATAAGTCCTTGTAATACACATGAAAAAGTATCTAGTAAAGACGCACTTCTACGAGGATCCACTTTATATTTTTCACAAAGTTCTCTTGCTATAGGTCCATTTATTATAATAGCAACTGTATTATTAGCAACTGCGGCATCCGTTAATGAAACTAGTGCAGCAATACCAATCTCTGCCGATTTCTTTCCTTTTATCATCTTTTGGATTTTATTTAACAAGAATTGAATTCCACCAGCTTTTGTAACAAGTTCTGCAAGTCCACCAGTAAGTAGTGATAATAAGAAAATATCAGTCATGTTAGTAAATCCAGTAAAAGTTTGTTGTGCAAATGATAAAAGTGTTAAATCTCCGTAAGCAAGACCAATGATACCTGCTAAGAATATACCACCTGTTAATACTACAAATACGTTTACACCAACTAAAGCTAAGATTAATACGAATAAATATGGTAATACTTTTATTATGTTAAAATCATAAGCTTGCATTGTAGGTATAGTTTCTGGATGACCAAATATTAATAATAATACAA containing:
- a CDS encoding methyl-accepting chemotaxis protein, with amino-acid sequence MKIKKTMRLQISLLLSLAVIIPTIVISSLSYYISNKNQIEDFQNIMISQARNISSVITATIEYNKEVIDTLANNSSVKKVFTNLDYEESMMSYFYDVRNAHKDITTIFFGQINGVHYATVDKIPDGYDPRTRTWYKEAVANKGQVIVTIPYEDVNKKGRYVVTIAKAVVGESGKIEGAVGADITLNSLSEIVSQVKIGDNGFTTIIDEKGNVLASKNSDFIGKKASDKECVWINDIIEGNISNNEIQINNENYKINILKDEKTNYTIASFIPVDEFNSRNIRLRNSILLIIVIFLILALIAGNYFGIKISKSINNIVGIIKKLGSGDFTLKVNNRKGDVEELKIIGNSFNIMTEDIKTVIENIKDSSLKLKTSSDNMLSATQESNDATEEIAQTVQDISESALRQAQGLNITTDAMGALDKEVDTSVNKGDLILKASQNAKVAADKGIEVMKALKESYLKNTNATDRTLKEIEKLAESSNEIINITNTLSEITNQTNLLALNASIEAARAGKQGDGFAVVANEVRKLAEDSAKSADRINLVLTTMQQNITLVLEDIKESKNLNDLTEKSIEKTDSSYMNIINEIQSLTHNIEDIYSSLNEVASSKEVSVKNVLEVSDLAQVIASSTQQTSAAIEEQSASLQQIVNFADNLNLLADNLDELISKFEI
- a CDS encoding Na+/H+ antiporter NhaC family protein; the encoded protein is MNEKQNKIKASGIALIPFIVFIGVYLGSGIFLQLKGVEMAFYQFPAPVAVFCGIIVAFILLKGTINEKFESFVKGCGNPDIIIMCTIYLLAGAFAAVAKSMGGVDSTVNLGLTYIPPQFVMAGLFVIAGFISIATGTSVGAIAALGPIAVGVAAKAGLSLPLTLAAVCGGAMFGDNLSVISDTTIAATRTQGCEMRDKFKVNIFIAAPAAIVTIVLLLIFGHPETIPTMQAYDFNIIKVLPYLFVLILALVGVNVFVVLTGGIFLAGIIGLAYGDLTLLSFAQQTFTGFTNMTDIFLLSLLTGGLAELVTKAGGIQFLLNKIQKMIKGKKSAEIGIAALVSLTDAAVANNTVAIIINGPIARELCEKYKVDPRRSASLLDTFSCVLQGLIPYGAQMLILTSFAKGSVSPMDVIPLLWYQQLLVVSAIASIFIPFADKLIKKEPWNWDKEKKAV